One part of the Drosophila teissieri strain GT53w chromosome 3R, Prin_Dtei_1.1, whole genome shotgun sequence genome encodes these proteins:
- the LOC122618999 gene encoding UPF0692 protein CG33108 isoform X2, which yields MSNIPPVPPPPPPPPMTVTLGTPATTKECPAADHIPTDKCSWAAEYPEVQKGCYLSRVCEDTPPKHCQYYAVNGIVQVGPTCGLVALSMLLGGSPTAADLLKDAIEQKYTLNGELFSAQYLFELTRKHMPGPPACQLHAGPLDCKKVKELLSAGGCLLVPYDSDLNHAPCVKHGHRAHWALIVGYLVDRLDRFFVLARHGKSRNLAVWLLDTLSESNQNLKEFAQPKGYPDDEFLLPPGGIGGSLGLNERCILVNGMSKQVIHVCCS from the exons ATGTCGAATATTCCACCTGtgccaccacctcctcccccACCGCCCATGACAGTCACTCTTGGCACACCAGCTACAACAAAGGAATGTCCTGCTGCGGACCATATACCCACCGATAAGTGCAGTTGGGCTGCGGAGTATCCTGAGGTGCAGAAAGGATGCTATTTAAGTCGCGTCTGCGAAGATACTCCACCGAAACACTGCCAATACTACGCCGTAAACGGTATAGTGCAG GTTGGACCCACTTGTGGCCTAGTGGCCCTAAGTATGTTGCTCGGTGGCAGCCCCACGGCAGCTGATCTCCTCAAGGATGCAATTGAGCAGAAGTATACCCTAAATGGCGAACTATTTAGTGCTCAGTATTTGTTTGAACTGACCAGGAAACATATGCCAGGACCACCTGCGTGCCAGTTGCATGCTGGACCTCTGGACTGCAAAAAAGTCAAGGAACTTTTAAGCGCCGGAGGCTGCCTACTGGTGCC CTACGATTCCGATTTAAACCATGCGCCATGCGTTAAACACGGACACCGAGCGCATTGGGCTTTGATTGTGGGTTACCTGGTGGACCGGCTGGATCGg TTTTTCGTCTTGGCTCGTCACGGCAAATCCCGCAATCTGGCCGTTTGGCTTTTGGACACGCTCAGCGAAAGCAATCAAAATTTGAAAGAGTTTGCCCAACCCAAGGGCTACCCAGACGATGAGTTTCTGCTGCCACCGGGTGGAATCGGTGGATCTCTTGGTCTCAACGAGCGCTGCATCCTAGTCAACGGAATGTCAAAGCAGGTGATTCATGTTTGCTGTTCTTAG
- the LOC122618999 gene encoding UPF0692 protein CG33108 isoform X1 has protein sequence MSNIPPVPPPPPPPPMTVTLGTPATTKECPAADHIPTDKCSWAAEYPEVQKGCYLSRVCEDTPPKHCQYYAVNGIVQVGPTCGLVALSMLLGGSPTAADLLKDAIEQKYTLNGELFSAQYLFELTRKHMPGPPACQLHAGPLDCKKVKELLSAGGCLLVPYDSDLNHAPCVKHGHRAHWALIVGYLVDRLDRFFVLARHGKSRNLAVWLLDTLSESNQNLKEFAQPKGYPDDEFLLPPGGIGGSLGLNERCILVNGMSKQEDERIQHKHT, from the exons ATGTCGAATATTCCACCTGtgccaccacctcctcccccACCGCCCATGACAGTCACTCTTGGCACACCAGCTACAACAAAGGAATGTCCTGCTGCGGACCATATACCCACCGATAAGTGCAGTTGGGCTGCGGAGTATCCTGAGGTGCAGAAAGGATGCTATTTAAGTCGCGTCTGCGAAGATACTCCACCGAAACACTGCCAATACTACGCCGTAAACGGTATAGTGCAG GTTGGACCCACTTGTGGCCTAGTGGCCCTAAGTATGTTGCTCGGTGGCAGCCCCACGGCAGCTGATCTCCTCAAGGATGCAATTGAGCAGAAGTATACCCTAAATGGCGAACTATTTAGTGCTCAGTATTTGTTTGAACTGACCAGGAAACATATGCCAGGACCACCTGCGTGCCAGTTGCATGCTGGACCTCTGGACTGCAAAAAAGTCAAGGAACTTTTAAGCGCCGGAGGCTGCCTACTGGTGCC CTACGATTCCGATTTAAACCATGCGCCATGCGTTAAACACGGACACCGAGCGCATTGGGCTTTGATTGTGGGTTACCTGGTGGACCGGCTGGATCGg TTTTTCGTCTTGGCTCGTCACGGCAAATCCCGCAATCTGGCCGTTTGGCTTTTGGACACGCTCAGCGAAAGCAATCAAAATTTGAAAGAGTTTGCCCAACCCAAGGGCTACCCAGACGATGAGTTTCTGCTGCCACCGGGTGGAATCGGTGGATCTCTTGGTCTCAACGAGCGCTGCATCCTAGTCAACGGAATGTCAAAGCAG
- the LOC122619000 gene encoding U6 snRNA-associated Sm-like protein LSm3: MADETEQLSQVILPVKEPLDLIRLSLDEKVYVKMRNERELRGRLHAFDQHLNMVLGDAEETVTTVEIDEETYEEVYKTAKRTIPMLFVRGDGVILVSPPMRVG; encoded by the exons atggccGACGAAACAGAGCAG CTCAGCCAGGTGATTTTGCCGGTGAAGGAGCCCCTGGATCTCATCCGATTGAGTTTGGATGAGAAGGTGTACGTAAAGATGCGCAACGAGCGGGAACTGCGAGGACGTCTTCAC GCCTTTGATCAGCATTTGAACATGGTGCTGGGCGACGCGGAGGAGACGGTGACCACAGTGGAGATCGACGAGGAAACCTACGAGGAGGTGTACAAGACCGCCAAGCGCACTATTCCCATGCTATTCGTTAGAGGCGATGGAGTCATCCTGGTTTCGCCACCCATGCGGGTGGGCTAG
- the LOC122619139 gene encoding ras-related protein Rab-7a, translating to MSGRKKSLLKVIILGDSSVGKTSLMNQYVNKRFSNQYKATIGADFCTKEVVVNDRVVTMQIWDTAGQERFQSLGVAFYRGADCCVLVYDVTAPNSFKNLDSWRDEFLIQASPRDPEHFPFVVLGNKVDLDNRQVSTRRAQQWCQSKNDIPYYETSAKEGINVEMAFQVIAKNALELEAEAEVINDFPDQITLGSQNNRPGNPDNCQC from the exons ATGTCTGGCCGTAAGAAATCCCTGCTGAAAGTCATCATTCTGGGCGACAGCAGTGTGGGCAAGACCTCGCTGATGAATCAGTATGTAAACAAACGCTTCTCCAACCAATACAAAGCCACGATCGGAGCAGATTTCTGCACGAAAGAGGTGGTGGTCAACGACCGAGTGGTCACAATGCAG ATCTGGGACACTGCTGGTCAGGAACGCTTCCAGTCGCTTGGAGTGGCCTTTTACCGCGGAGCCGACTGCTGTGTGCTTGTCTACGATGTGACGGCGCCTAACTCATTCAAGAATCTCGACTCCTGGCGCGACGAGTTCCTCATACAGGCCAGTCCACGGGATCCCGAGCACTTCCCCTTCGTGGTGTTGGGCAACAAGGTGGATTTGGACAACCGCCAGGTGTCTACGCGTCGAGCGCAGCAGTGGTGCCAATCTAAGAACGATATACCCTACTACGAAACGTCCGCCAAGGAGGGCATCAACGTGGAAATGGCGTTTCAAGTTATAGCCAAGAATGCGCTAGAGTTGGAGGCGGAG GCTGAGGTCATCAACGATTTCCCCGATCAGATCACCTTGGGCTCGCAAAACAATCGTCCTGGCAATCCCgacaactgtcagtgctaa
- the LOC122619137 gene encoding protein UBASH3A homolog isoform X2: MATLPPRKSQTPTRICISKQHLTPLQTLLQMGFPRHRAEKALASTGNRGVQIASDWLLAHVNDGTLDECAPREYIIYACPTGPFLQQLEDFWAKSRQMCGWNGAHNYVPHITLVSFFKAPDECSLQLSKALKQVVDMTGALLDRPLKLEPYMSQNFMGFFVAEEDANYLKRLALQYVKEVSNSTISLEPHVKSLHLTLAYQFPQAQFNALKALVETLDAGCASNWELRLYSRDPRLATKQVQKVVYPHNPHETDELELRIGDYIYLNTEVVDSSSDGWAEGISWLTGSTGHLPVNYTERTAESDAWTLHRVVQLSKSVASSLTSAEDLDIVDGRSISTEPEERNNTAHPDIIEGSSFEESEQSVEKYLRQTLKPCLELPSVQLLNSHNLTHQHNPNTPTIEITTNMSSSSTSVSKQAVDEILVEPPAAQPPRPDDTLSVHSDHSLHPGSLDASHAKNRKIYIMRHGERVDFTFGTWIPYCFDEFGNYMRKDLNMPKTLPRRKNSPEGWQNDSPLTNVGVYQANLIGQALLEAQVQIDHVYCSPSYRCIQTCTSALEGLKLTGKQKIKLEPGLFEWMAWYPSGVPDWLTKNELTEAKYEVDLDYEPVQPSSELTARLKESTEQFYERNHDVILQLLEQTTGNILVVAHATTLDTCSRQLTGGVPRSTNELRQVIHKIPYCSLATVEQVDGVWKLVEPECLPVTHSKNPRFEWNALSAT; this comes from the exons ATGGCCACGCTTCCGCCGCGCAAGAGCCAGACGCCTACGAGGATCTGCATCTCTAAACAGCACCTGACTCCGCTCCAAACATTGCTTCAAATGGGATTTCCCAGGCATAGAGC GGAGAAAGCTCTAGCGTCAACTGGGAATCGAGGAGTCCAGATTGCCTCGGATTGGTTGCTGGCCCATGTCAACGATGGCACCCTGGACGAGTGCGCCCCCAGGGAGTACATTATATATGCCTGTCCCACGGGTCCGTTTCTACAGCAGCTGGAGGACTTCTGGGCCAAGTCGCGCCAAATGTGCGGTTGGAATGGAGCACACAACTACGTGCCCCACATAACCCTGGTCTCGTTTTTTAAG GCCCCCGATGAGTGCTCGCTGCAACTGTCCAAGGCGCTCAAACAGGTGGTGGACATGACGGGCGCCTTGTTGGATCGTCCTCTTAAGCTGGAGCCCTACATGAGCCAGAACTTTATGGGTTTTTTCGTGGCCGAGGAGGATGCCAACTATCTGAAACGGCTGGCCCTGCAGTACGTCAAGGAGGTGTCCAACTCAA CCATTTCACTCGAGCCACACGTAAAGAGCCTGCACCTGACGCTTGCCTACCAGTTCCCGCAGGCACAGTTTAATGCACTGAAAGCACTCGTGGAGACCTTAGACGCCGGCTGCGCCTCCAATTGGGAACTCCGTCTATATTCCCGCGATCCACGGCTCGCCACCAAACAA gtACAGAAGGTAGTTTATCCACACAACCCGCACGAGACGGATGAACTGGAGCTCCGCATCGGCGACTACATCTACTTGAACACCGAGGTGGTGGACAGTTCCAGTGACGGCTGGGCCGAAGGCATATCCTGGTTGACCGGAAGCACAGGTCATTTGCCCGTCAATTACACCGAACGCACGGCCGAATCAGACGCCTGGACTCTGCATCGTGTGGTCCAGCTCTCCAAGAGCGTAGCCTCTTCTTTAACTTCCGCCGAGGATCTGGACATTGTGGACGGACGCAGTATATCTACGGAGCCCGAGGAACGTAACA ACACCGCACATCCCGATATCATTGAAGGCTCATCGTTTGAGGAATCCGAGCAGAGCGTGGAGAAGTATTTGAGACAAACTTTGAAGCCCTGCCTAGAACTGCCCTCCGTGCAATTGCTCAACAGTCACAACTTGACCCATCAGCACAACCCTAACACGCCCACGATCGAGATTACGACCAATATGTCTTCTTCATCCACTTCCGTGTCTAAGCAAGCGGTGGACGAGATCTTGGTGGAACCACCGGCAGCACAGCCTCCGCGTCCAGATGACACACTCAGTGTGCACTCGGACCACTCCTTGCATCCTGGATCTCTTGACGCCTCGCATGCCAAGAATAGAAAGATCTACATTATGCGGCATGGCGAGAGAGTCGACTTTACTTTTGGCACATGGATTCCATACTGCTTCGATGAGTTTGGAAACTACATGCGAAAGGATCTAAACATGCCCAAGACGCTGCCTCGTCGGAAGAACAGTCCCGAGGGCTGGCAGAATGACTCTCCGCTGACCAATGTGGGTGTCTATCAGGCCAATCTTATTGGTCAGGCCTTGCTTGAGGCTCAAGTCCAGATCGACCATGTTTACTGTTCGCCCTCGTATCGCTGCATCCAGACTTGCACCAGTGCACTGGAGGGGCTGAAGCTCACGGGCAAGCAAAAAATCAAGCTGGAGCCGGGTCTGTTTGAGTGGATGGCCTGGTATCCGAGTGGTGTACCCGACTGGCTGACAAAGAACGAGCTGACCGAGGCCAAGTACGAGGTTGATCTGGATTATGAGCCGGTGCAGCCATCGTCTGAGCTAACTGCTCGCCTAAAGGAGTCGACCGAGCAGTTTTATGAACGTAACCATGACGTTATCCTGCAGCTGTTGGAGCAGACaa ctgGAAATATTTTGGTTGTGGCCCATGCCACCACACTGGACACTTGTTCCCGGCAACTGACCGGTGGAGTTCCACGCAGCACGAACGAATTGCGCCAAGTCATCCACAAGATCCCCTACTGCAGCCTGGCAACGGTAGAACAGGTGGACGGCGTCTGGAAGCTGGTTGAACCCGAATGTCTTCCGGTGACGCACTCGAAGAATCCGCGGTTTGAGTGGAACGCCTTGTCGGCCACCTAG
- the LOC122619137 gene encoding protein UBASH3A homolog isoform X1: MATLPPRKSQTPTRICISKQHLTPLQTLLQMGFPRHRAEKALASTGNRGVQIASDWLLAHVNDGTLDECAPREYIIYACPTGPFLQQLEDFWAKSRQMCGWNGAHNYVPHITLVSFFKAPDECSLQLSKALKQVVDMTGALLDRPLKLEPYMSQNFMGFFVAEEDANYLKRLALQYVKEVSNSIISDTYEQLDAIVACFPWCGAVSSGTRCIPRSSRSISLEPHVKSLHLTLAYQFPQAQFNALKALVETLDAGCASNWELRLYSRDPRLATKQVQKVVYPHNPHETDELELRIGDYIYLNTEVVDSSSDGWAEGISWLTGSTGHLPVNYTERTAESDAWTLHRVVQLSKSVASSLTSAEDLDIVDGRSISTEPEERNNTAHPDIIEGSSFEESEQSVEKYLRQTLKPCLELPSVQLLNSHNLTHQHNPNTPTIEITTNMSSSSTSVSKQAVDEILVEPPAAQPPRPDDTLSVHSDHSLHPGSLDASHAKNRKIYIMRHGERVDFTFGTWIPYCFDEFGNYMRKDLNMPKTLPRRKNSPEGWQNDSPLTNVGVYQANLIGQALLEAQVQIDHVYCSPSYRCIQTCTSALEGLKLTGKQKIKLEPGLFEWMAWYPSGVPDWLTKNELTEAKYEVDLDYEPVQPSSELTARLKESTEQFYERNHDVILQLLEQTTGNILVVAHATTLDTCSRQLTGGVPRSTNELRQVIHKIPYCSLATVEQVDGVWKLVEPECLPVTHSKNPRFEWNALSAT, translated from the exons ATGGCCACGCTTCCGCCGCGCAAGAGCCAGACGCCTACGAGGATCTGCATCTCTAAACAGCACCTGACTCCGCTCCAAACATTGCTTCAAATGGGATTTCCCAGGCATAGAGC GGAGAAAGCTCTAGCGTCAACTGGGAATCGAGGAGTCCAGATTGCCTCGGATTGGTTGCTGGCCCATGTCAACGATGGCACCCTGGACGAGTGCGCCCCCAGGGAGTACATTATATATGCCTGTCCCACGGGTCCGTTTCTACAGCAGCTGGAGGACTTCTGGGCCAAGTCGCGCCAAATGTGCGGTTGGAATGGAGCACACAACTACGTGCCCCACATAACCCTGGTCTCGTTTTTTAAG GCCCCCGATGAGTGCTCGCTGCAACTGTCCAAGGCGCTCAAACAGGTGGTGGACATGACGGGCGCCTTGTTGGATCGTCCTCTTAAGCTGGAGCCCTACATGAGCCAGAACTTTATGGGTTTTTTCGTGGCCGAGGAGGATGCCAACTATCTGAAACGGCTGGCCCTGCAGTACGTCAAGGAGGTGTCCAACTCAA TCATTAGCGATACCTATGAGCAGTTGGACGCCATTGTGGCCTGCTTTCCCTGGTGCGGTGCTGTCTCATCGGGCACCCGCTGCATTCCGCGCAGCAGTCGAT CCATTTCACTCGAGCCACACGTAAAGAGCCTGCACCTGACGCTTGCCTACCAGTTCCCGCAGGCACAGTTTAATGCACTGAAAGCACTCGTGGAGACCTTAGACGCCGGCTGCGCCTCCAATTGGGAACTCCGTCTATATTCCCGCGATCCACGGCTCGCCACCAAACAA gtACAGAAGGTAGTTTATCCACACAACCCGCACGAGACGGATGAACTGGAGCTCCGCATCGGCGACTACATCTACTTGAACACCGAGGTGGTGGACAGTTCCAGTGACGGCTGGGCCGAAGGCATATCCTGGTTGACCGGAAGCACAGGTCATTTGCCCGTCAATTACACCGAACGCACGGCCGAATCAGACGCCTGGACTCTGCATCGTGTGGTCCAGCTCTCCAAGAGCGTAGCCTCTTCTTTAACTTCCGCCGAGGATCTGGACATTGTGGACGGACGCAGTATATCTACGGAGCCCGAGGAACGTAACA ACACCGCACATCCCGATATCATTGAAGGCTCATCGTTTGAGGAATCCGAGCAGAGCGTGGAGAAGTATTTGAGACAAACTTTGAAGCCCTGCCTAGAACTGCCCTCCGTGCAATTGCTCAACAGTCACAACTTGACCCATCAGCACAACCCTAACACGCCCACGATCGAGATTACGACCAATATGTCTTCTTCATCCACTTCCGTGTCTAAGCAAGCGGTGGACGAGATCTTGGTGGAACCACCGGCAGCACAGCCTCCGCGTCCAGATGACACACTCAGTGTGCACTCGGACCACTCCTTGCATCCTGGATCTCTTGACGCCTCGCATGCCAAGAATAGAAAGATCTACATTATGCGGCATGGCGAGAGAGTCGACTTTACTTTTGGCACATGGATTCCATACTGCTTCGATGAGTTTGGAAACTACATGCGAAAGGATCTAAACATGCCCAAGACGCTGCCTCGTCGGAAGAACAGTCCCGAGGGCTGGCAGAATGACTCTCCGCTGACCAATGTGGGTGTCTATCAGGCCAATCTTATTGGTCAGGCCTTGCTTGAGGCTCAAGTCCAGATCGACCATGTTTACTGTTCGCCCTCGTATCGCTGCATCCAGACTTGCACCAGTGCACTGGAGGGGCTGAAGCTCACGGGCAAGCAAAAAATCAAGCTGGAGCCGGGTCTGTTTGAGTGGATGGCCTGGTATCCGAGTGGTGTACCCGACTGGCTGACAAAGAACGAGCTGACCGAGGCCAAGTACGAGGTTGATCTGGATTATGAGCCGGTGCAGCCATCGTCTGAGCTAACTGCTCGCCTAAAGGAGTCGACCGAGCAGTTTTATGAACGTAACCATGACGTTATCCTGCAGCTGTTGGAGCAGACaa ctgGAAATATTTTGGTTGTGGCCCATGCCACCACACTGGACACTTGTTCCCGGCAACTGACCGGTGGAGTTCCACGCAGCACGAACGAATTGCGCCAAGTCATCCACAAGATCCCCTACTGCAGCCTGGCAACGGTAGAACAGGTGGACGGCGTCTGGAAGCTGGTTGAACCCGAATGTCTTCCGGTGACGCACTCGAAGAATCCGCGGTTTGAGTGGAACGCCTTGTCGGCCACCTAG
- the LOC122619138 gene encoding uncharacterized protein CG5902, with amino-acid sequence MSNSHYNNYQQQQPHSSNGDPEYQHQQMVHQPQRFSNGHGMKSVAVPDMCLFCFEVLDCELNNVDGPSVPVFSNDAYPLFVTWKIGRDKRLRGCIGTFSAMELHHGLREYALTSAFKDSRFAPISRDELPRLTVSVSILQNFEEAQGHLDWQLGVHGIRIEFLTERGCKRTATYLPQVATEQGWDQLQTIDSLLRKGGYRAAITPETRKAIKLTRYRSQEIQMHYKEYREYQERRAQFGKVQC; translated from the coding sequence ATGTCCAACTCCCACTACAACaactaccagcagcagcagccgcactCCAGCAACGGGGATCCGGAATACCAGCACCAGCAGATGGTGCACCAGCCGCAACGGTTCTCCAATGGCCATGGCATGAAGAGTGTCGCGGTGCCAGACATGTGCCTCTTCTGCTTCGAGGTGCTTGACTGTGAGCTGAATAATGTAGATGGTCCGTCGGTTCCGGTATTCAGCAACGACGCCTACCCACTCTTTGTCACCTGGAAGATTGGGCGCGACAAGAGGCTGCGTGGCTGCATTGGTACTTTTAGTGCAATGGAACTGCACCATGGTCTGCGGGAGTACGCCTTGACCAGCGCCTTTAAGGACTCCAGATTTGCCCCTATCTCTAGGGATGAGTTGCCACGGCTTACCGTCTCGGTCTCGATTCTGCAGAACTTCGAGGAGGCTCAGGGCCACCTGGACTGGCAGCTAGGCGTCCATGGCATCCGCATCGAGTTCCTCACGGAACGCGGCTGCAAGCGCACGGCCACCTATTTGCCGCAGGTGGCCACCGAACAGGGCTGGGACCAGCTGCAGACCATTGATTCACTTCTACGGAAGGGCGGCTATCGGGCTGCTATAACTCCGGAGACAAGGAAGGCCATCAAGCTTACGCGCTACCGTTCGCAGGAGATTCAGATGCACTACAAGGAGTACCGCGAGTACCAGGAGCGTCGCGCCCAGTTCGGCAAGGTGCAGTGCTAA
- the LOC122621066 gene encoding transmembrane protein 179 — protein MALANVLQLSQIAGHVILFILSLCIVVPLFINLDQFCGHCLLFTTGKWREEDGMFDVQWASNGFCNFPLITGIFLLIISVVQIYRYARMKEEASFIALFIDVVLGIWMLAMSILSAIFITLGFIVWCDGMTERFPSCAISAGQNIIHGDTEKINTSGFYIEMGTTQFGAWGSFAISVGIGVIALLKLIDNHQVRNIKVSMYLERQRLVNQQQYDGRSTPPIVSNGSSDSEQNK, from the exons atgGCTCTGGCCAACGTGCTGCAGCTAAGCCAGATTGCTGGCCATGTCATCCTGTTTATCCTGTCCCTGTGCATCGTCGTGCCATTGTTTATAAACCTGGACCAATTCTG TGGCCACTGCTTGCTTTTTACAACTGGCAAATGGCGGGAGGAGGACGGCATGTTTGATGTCCAGTGGGCATCCAATGGCTTCTGCAACTTCCCCCTGATTACCGGGATCTTTCTGCTCATTATTTCGGTGGTGCAAATATACAG ATACGCCCGCATGAAGGAGGAGGCCTCGTTTATAGCTCTGTTCATTGACGTCGTTCTGGGCATTTGGATGCTGGCCATGTCCATATTGTCGGCTATTTTCATTACCCTGGGCTTCATTGTCTGGTGCGATGGCATGACCGAGAGATTCCCATCCTGTGCCATTTCCGCTGGTCAGAACATTATCCATGGCGACACGGAGAAAATTAACACCTCCGGATTTTACATTGAAATGGGAACCACTCAA TTCGGAGCATGGGGTTCATTCGCAATTTCCGTTGGCATCGGCGTCATCGCCCTACTGAAACTCATTGACAACCACCAGGTGCGCAACATCAAGGTATCCATGTACTTGGAGCGCCAGAGGTTGGTGAATCAGCAGCAGTACGACGGCAGGTCAACCCCGCCGATCGTTTCGAACGGCTCATCGGACTCGGAACAGAACAAATAG